The genomic DNA ccgacgttccggagacgttccacatccagtggaaattgccggtaagcgTGTGGCGTTGTCGCGATAACACGGcacgtggtgtgtatgtttatgtccgctgtatacagcgtagccATACatgtggatagctcaaaatgtgtacagataacacggcacttggctttaggaaagtggcgtgtatgtttacgtgaagtcatgatgtcacgttgcgTTGAGACAGAAACACGGAGGACATTTTGTGTGGTTTTCGGCGAGCGGCGTCCTGACAAGAAACGACTTCTCTCATCACGACAGCGTGAAAAACTCTGAAACAAACCAATATTATAACTCATGTTGGATCTTCTGTCGGGAGGCAAAACGCTGGATGCTGATTGGACGTCTACATTCAGTGCGTCTCGCCACAGATCTGTGCTGACAGCTGATTGGTCGTGTCAGACGTTTCCCACAGCGGGAACGTGACGTTACTCCTCCGCTGCTCGTTGGTCTGTTACTGCTAAACCTTCGTAACTTCGGTGTATACACACGAGTTTAAACGGCGAACGGCGGAACCAGAGACGGTGCGTTCATGTTCGGGCCGCTGTGGGAAAGTGCCGTGGCTGGCTGATGCGTTCAGGGACCGTCAGTCTTTGCTGCGTTGTCGTGGTGCAGATGAAAGTGTCGGAGGTGATGTCAGCGTCTTGTTCTCGGTCTCCCGGGGTCAGacgtttggtttattttgttttttctccGTCCTGATCCGACCCCGGGCTGAGCGACCGCTTCAGGTTCGTCCAATCAGAGAGCGGGACGGGAGCGGGGTCAGAGAGCctcctgattggctgtcagGTACTCCTCGGCCCTCTTGTGAGCCTCCAGAGCTTTGATGGTGTAGACGTCCTGCGGCAGCTCCGACTTCCTCCGCGTCAGGACTTTGTCTTTCTTCAGATCCTTCAGACCCTGAAGACACACGACAGACAGcattattatatacatatatatatatatacatatatacacatacatatacatatatatatatatatgtatatgtatatgtatatatatacacacacatacatatacatatatacatatatatacatatatatacatatatatatatatatgtatacatatatatatatatatatacatatatatatatatatacatatatatacatatatatatatatatacatatatatacatatatatatatatatatatatatatatatgtatacatatatatacacatacacatatatatatatatatatatatacatacacatatatatatatatatatatatatatatatatatatatatgtgtgtatatatatatatatatatatatatatatatatatatatatatacacatatatatatatatatatacatatatatacacacacacatatacatatatatatatatatatatatatatatatatatagaatatgaaaaataatcagcagTTGCAACTCTAGCTGGAATATTGTTGGCCAGTGATTGGTGCATGTAAACGTGGTCAGTGATTGGTGCATGTAAACGTGGTCAGTGATTGGTGCATGTAAACGTGGCCAGTGATTGGTGCATGTAAACGTGGCCAGTGATTGGTGCATGTAAACGTGGccagtgattggttgattagttGTGTGATGGATCACCTGCGTGGCTTCGCTCTCCACGGTCTTCTTCAGCAGCTGGATGTCTTCAGCTGTTGGAGTCTCTGTCTCCATCGAGTAGACCGCCACACTGCTGTCACTGTACAACatgtactacacacacacacacacacacacacacacacacacacacacattttgaatatgttatatatctatgtgtgtgcattACGTCCATTAGAGGTCAAACCAAAAAGTACTTGTGTAGGTTTAGTTATTTCAACatgaatatgtatttttaaAGATCCACATACCGACACTTTACACAGTAAAGTTTTGTCCCATTTAACATAAACTTGACTGAAACACGGTAACGTTTGTCTTCTCTGTGCGTGCAGGAGGCAGAACATGACTCAGCAGATTACACCGCCGTCTCAGAGACGTTTCAGTCGCTCGCCGTTCCCTGAATTTATCTGACGATACTGACAGAAATGTCTGAatctcttctgtctgtctctgtatgtgtgtgtgtttctgtgtgtgtgtgcgtgtgtgtctgtctgcgagtgtgtgtgtgtgtgtgtgtgtatgtgtgtgcgtgtgtgtgtgtgtgtttgtgtgtgtgtttctgtgtgtgtgtgtttctgtgtgtgtgtgtgtgtgcgtgcgtgcgtgcgtgtgtgtttctgtgtatgtgtgtgtttctgtgtgtgtgtgtgtttctgtgtgtgtgtgtgtgtgagaccgcGCCCCTTTTTATAAGCTTTGTTGACATTAACCATCACATTATTAATGATAATCAAACcctaataacaataacaactgACCTCTTCCTGTGGGTGGAGTCCTGGGCGGAGGGGGTGGAGCTTATTGCTctgaaagacagaaacacagttaATTAAATATAATAATCGTAACGTTACGTTACAAAGGGTTTCACGAGGCAGTTCAAAGGTAAAAGccaaaactaaaacaataaaataaactattaaAAGTGAACAGCGTCAAAACAACAAtcaagaagaaataaaaagacacaaagcATGTGGGCAGGAGATGAAGAGGAGaccagagagaggacaggtgagaccagagagaggacaggtgagaccagagagaggacaggtgaggTTAGGGGAGGGGAGTACctgagagaggacaggtgaggTTAGGGAGGGGAGTACCTGAGAGGACAGGTGAGGTTAGGGAGGGGAGTACCTGAGAGGACAGGTGAGGTTAGGGAGGGGAGTACCTGAGAGGACAGGTGAGGTTAGGGAGGGGAGTACCTGAGAGGACAGGTGAGGTTAGGGAGGGGAGTACCTGAGAGGACAGGTGAGGTTAGGGAGGGGAGTACCTGAGAGGACAGGTGAGGTTAGGGAGGGGAGTACCTGAGAGGACAGGTGAGGTTAGGGAGGGGAGTACCTGAGAGGACAGGTGAGGTTAGGGAGGGGAGTACCTGAGAGGACAGGTGAGGTTAGGGAGGGGAGTACCTGAGAGGACAGGTGAGGTTAGGGGAGGGGAGTACCTGAGAGGACAGGTGAGGTTAGGGGAGGGGAGTACCTGAGAGGACAGGTGAGGTTAGGGGAGGGGAGTACCTGAGAGGACAGGTGAGGTTAGGGGAGGGGAGTACCTGAGAGGACAGGTGAGGTTAGGGAGGGGAGTACCTGTGGGTTGTGTCGGGCCAACTCTTCGATCTTGTACCacacctcctctctctccttcagctTATACTTCTCTCtgcacacagaaaacactgtcaGAGTGACAACAGATGGAAgggtctgagtgtgtgtctgtgtgtgtgtgtctctgtgtgtgtgtgtgtgtgtgtgtgtgtgtgtgtgtgtgtgtgtgtgtgcacttgttttactatattcgtggggtccaaaaaccggggaatacagtatacttgtggggccaaaatgctggaccccacaagtttaaaggtctgtttgagggttaagacttggttttaggattagggttagaattaggttatggttagggtgagggtaagggttaaggttaggcatttagtggtgatggttaaggttagggtaaggggctagggaatgcattatgtcaatgacgggtccccacaaagatagtgaaacaaacgtgtgtgtgagtgtatatatgtgtgtgtgtgtgtgtgtgtgtgtgtgtgtgtgtgtatgtgtgtctctgtgtgtgtgtgtgtgtatgtgtgtgtgtctctgtgtgtgtgtgtgtgtgtgtgtgtgtgtgtctctgtgtgtctctgtgtgtgtgtgtgtgttacttctGTTTCTCGGCCTTGTACTGCTGCGTGCAGTCATCGAACAGCTTCTGGTTCATCTCCATGAAGAGCTTGAGAGCGTTGTAGATCAGACCGTGGATCGTCCTGACCAACACAACAAGCACGTTCATTACACACCCTAACGCTGGGATGGTCACACCCTAATGATGGGATGGTCACACCCTAACGCTGGGATGGTCACACCCTAATGATGGGATGGTCACACCCTAATGATGGGATAGTCACACCCTAATGATGGGATAGTCACACCCTAATGATGGGATGGTCACACCCTAATGATGGGATGGTCACACCCTAACGCTGGGATGGTCACACCCTAATGATGGGATGGTCACACCCTAATGATGGGATGGTCACACCCTAATGATGGGATGGTCACACCCTAACGCTGGGATGGTCACACCCTAATGATGGGATAGTCACACCCTAACGCTGGGATGGTCACACCCTAATGATGGGATGGTCACACCCTAACGCTGGGATGGTCACACCCTAATGATGGGATAGTCACACCCTAATGATGGGATAGTCACACCCTAATGATGGGATAGTCACACCCTAATGATGGGATAGTCACACCCTAATGATGGGATGGTCACACATTCAACAGCATCACGACATGCAAAGTTCTGTTGgaccctggtgtgtgtgtgtgtgtgtgtgtgtctgtgtgtgtctctgtgtatctccgtgtgtgtgtgtgtgtgtgtgtgtgtctgtctgtgtgtgtgtgtgtctatgtgtgtctctgtgtgtgtgtgtgtgtctctgtgtgtgtgtgtgtgtgtgtgtgtgtctatgtgtctgtgtgtgtgtgtgtttgtgtgtgtgtgtgtgtgtgtgtctctgtgtgtgtgtgtgtgtgtgtgtgtgtgtgtgtctctgtgtgtgtgtgtgtgtgtgtttgtgtgtgtgtgtgtgtgtgtgtgtgtgtgtgtgtgtgtgtgtgtgtgtgtgtgtgtgtgtgtgtgtgtgtgtgtgtgtgtgtgtgtgtgtgtgtagccttaCTTGTTCCAGTGGCTCTTGGAGTTCTTGTAGAGGGCGGGGAACATGATGGGGAGGATCTTGGCGGCGTTGTCGCTGATCAGACTCATGATGTACTCGTTGTTCCAGTAATACAGAGCTCTCTCTGCCACCTGTAGCacacatcatcttcatcatcaccatcaccatcaccatcatcatcaggtACATATATTTACATGTTTGTTTCTGCACCTAAACTCCAGGAAAATCCACCCTGGACTctctgtctccgtgtgtgtgtgtgtgtgtgtgtgtgtgtgtgtgtgtgtgtctgatggaacaacagtctctgaaactggtccagtattaaaccagaaccaagctgtaatgtaaccctacaggactaatgttcagcagcagttagagtcactaaaagttctgttgttgctgctgacagactcagattattattctaaccggcaatttccactggatgcggaacgtctccggaacgtcgacggagtcattaggtttccattaaagtctgtgtgtgtatttccactgactgcagaacgtctgcgtcccgactccgtcccagttccgtcagtccgcagccctccggagcagataccagagcttctattgttgacggatgacggagagctccgcagcaattcaacacaattcagatagtgcgggacaggaagtcgagcacagaaacaaaataaaacatccggatacttttcaaaataaaatacaccgtgctcacggcggatcatatttccctgcactacaccttgaaaacacagctcagagtagtttccccctctactcctctggatggaaacaaactgttgttggttttgtggttctgtttatagaaactacatcctgttatatcgcacgaacatacgtgaattcgcgagatctcgtggtcggctggccgcagccgttacgcaacaaatccggacctggtgggtattgacggacggcggagcacgcagccgttccgcagcggagccggtccgcagacgttccgcatcctgtggaaatccacggtaagtaagattatgggatggatccctacagagatagaccttttagttaaagagtaagatccttttagtttaacaacaagccccgaaatcaccatcaccaaacccaccagactccatgcaaataatcagtatttttagcgtgtatagagccagcatatttccaccagactccatgtaaataatcagtacttttagcgtgtatagagccagcatatttccaccagactccatgcaaataatcagtatttttagcgtgtatagagccagcatatttccaccagactccatgtaaattatcactacttttagcatgtatagagtaGGCCTGGGCGAAAAATCGATTGAATGAATTAATTCGAGTTTTTTGTCGCgagcgattaaaaaaataagtaaatcgAGTTTTTGTGTAATGGCGCATTTTTGGCTCCCCTGAGCTTCCGTAGCGTTAGTTTCACATAGCAGTATGGCaagcgacaacaacaacaacaacatcatagCACACATGAAACAGCAACAGCAAGCGACAACATGGCTACCGGTGAGAGTGGGAAGTTTGTTCCCAAGAAAGGAATAAAatcatctgttgtttggaacTGGTATGGGTTTGCTGCGACAGACGTGGAGCAAGAGACCCCACGCTGCAACATTTGCCTAAAGCCCATCACAGTCAAAGGCAGCAGCACCACAAACCTATTCCAACACCTGAAACAGAGACATCCAGCCGAATATGAAAAATGCCAGTCTCTCCGAGACGAACAAAACCGCAGTGACCAACAAACCTTAGCTAAAAAACAGCTAACTGTAGCCGAATCCTTTGCACAAGGCACCGCATATGACAGGAAAGATGAATCTGGTGGAGAACAATCACCGAAGCGGTCGCTTTATCATGTAGGGgggaaaatctgaaaaaaaatcgtaaatcgaattaaaaaaaataaaatcggagattttatttttaggccatatcgcccagccctagtatagagccagcatatctccaccagactccatgtaaataatcactacttttagcgtgtatagagctgGTTCTGGTTgaggttctggttctggttgaGGTACCTGGAAGTGCGGGCTGGACACACACTTGGCGAGCTGTCTGAAGAGCGGCTCCTGGACTTTAACGAACTCTGAGGGCTCGATGACGTCCAGGATCTCCTCCAGCTCGTTTAGGAACATCACCTCCTTCGGACTGTGTGTCTTCGGCCAGAACTTCAGCAGGCCCATGATCACCTgcaggggtcagaggtcaggggtcagcgccaacaggaagtcagacacctttacacacacagtcaacagGAAGTCAGAAGCAGACTCACCGGCTCCGTCagactgctgtctttctccaggAACTGGACCACACAGTACGCCAGCTAAAGAAGACAGACAGGTTTatatcagagagacagacaggtttatatcagagagacagacaggtttatatcagagagacagacaggtttatatcagagagacagacaggtttatatcagagagacagacaagtttatatcagagagacagacagagagacagagagagagagaaagacagacagacagagcgagagagacagagagagatagacagatagacaggcagacagacagagagacagacagatagatagagagatagacagacaggcagacagacagacagacagatagacagacagatagagagacagagagacaggcagacagacagatagagagacagatagatagagagacagagagacagacaggcagacctGGGGGTGGTAGACGCTCAGAGACTTGACTTTATGAAGCGGCAGCAGAACTCGGATCAGAAACATTTTGTGTTCTTCTTTCAGCGGGAGAGCAAAGCCGTTGATGATGCTGACGGAGAGACGACAACATCACATGATCACAACATCCAACAGCCACGGTCTGGgtctgtctgggtgtgtgtgtgtgtgtctctgtgtgtgtgtgtgtgtgtgtgtgtgtgtgtgtgtgtctctctctgtgtgtgtgtgtgtgtgtgtgtgtgtgtgtgtgtgtgtgtgtgtgtgtgtgtgttacctcccCAGGATCTCCAGCAGCTCTGCGATGCCGTTGTGATGTTCTGTCTCATAGATGAATCTGTAAAACAGCAGCAGTTACGTGTCCGGTCAGATGTTCCTGTGGTCTGAGGTCTGTTATGACTTTACATCCTTCAGTCCATCCTGGCTGCACCCATTCCAAACCGCAGACATGTTCACTATTTCCGCcacatctctcccacctgacatctctacagccttcctcatctctccacctgacatctctacagtcttcctcatctctccacctgacatctctacagtcttcctcatctctcccacctgacatctctacagtcttcctcatctctccacctgacatctctacagtcttcctcatctctccacctgacatctctacagtcttcctcatctctcccacctgacatctctacagtcttcctcatctctcccacctgacatctctacagtcttcctcatctctccacctgacatctctacagtcttcctcatctctccacctgacatctctacagtcttcctcatctctccacctgacatctctacagtcttcctcatctctcccacctgacatctctacagtcttcctcatctctcctcatctctcccacctgacatctctacagtcttcctcatctctcctcatctctcccacctgacatctctacagtcttcctcatctctccacatgtcatctctacagccttcctcatctctcctacctgacatctctacagtcttcctcatctctccacctgacatctctacagtcttcctcatctctcccacctgacatctctacagtcttcctcatctctcccacctgacatctctacagccttcctcatctctcccacctgacatctctacagccttcctcatctctcctacctgacatctctacagtcttcctcatctctcccacctgacatctctacagccttcctcatctctccacctgacatctctacagccttcctcatctctccacctgacatctctacagtcttcctcatctctcctaCCTGACAtatctacagtcttcctcatctctccacctgacatctctacagtcttcctcatctctcccacctgacatctctacagccttcctcatctctccacctgacatctctacagccttcctcatctctccacctgacatctctacagccttcctcatctctccacctgacatctctacagccttcctcatctctccacctgacatctctacagccttcctcatctctccacctgacatctctacagccttcctcatctctccacctgacatctctacagccttcctcatctctccacctgacatctctacagtcttcctcatctctcctaCCTGACAtatctacagtcttcctcatctctccacctgacatctctacagtcttcctcatctctcccacctgacatctctacacaTGATGTGACCTGCAGCACgccacctgaggagcggtcggctcgctgcctctcaaaatctgactaaaatcttttaaactgacctttgtcgatcaaaaaagcagacagattcagcaactgtacggcctatttctctcttaaatgttgtcagaaacatgtttcagtgaactattttagtaaaatacaagatcgtattcaaaacgagacgccattagagtctgttttgaaattcgggagcagccagacccacgtgacgcgttcgtccaatcagctgccatgtgttgcgttcgtcacgctcatccccctcgtcgtttccagtaagtgttttaacataggtgtgtAAAGTTGACACTACGGCAGTAAgaggttagtgcacattaacagtggaCTGACGGACCGTGagacgcacacacgctccgaacagAGACAAGCCAACCGAGTGTTTCGGATGTTTTTTCTAGagctgcaccgatagagcggccggtgaccagaattggccggttttaacgtgctcggccatgaccggcgaccggcaggtcagtctgacatatggtgatttcatgctggtcaacgctccaattaactgacaacataagttataccagttacagttctcaaggacgcacacacacacggacgccacggcacggacgccacagcacggacgccacagcacgctctctttctcctttctctcaacttctcctccgtgtgtcggtgctattctccacatgtaggaacctggtgaattaacctgcaacatgtcagctgtttgggaattcttcagcgtgtgtgcagaagataacaagtttgcaatatgcaacacctgcaaggagaaagtagggcgtggagggacgacaccaaaaacctaaatcacatttctttagttgatattgatgtgaaaagaaggaaatggttctaacattgctctttagatgtgtgtgaatgtcccaccaggagtaatttatatagttctattttatagtgatccattatctgttcaacacatgttctattaaagaaaagatagaaaataaatatgtgtgtgagctgtaaagtggttacaaaaaatgaaatcagaatcagctaaaatcagtatcagctggtctaactgtaaatcagaaatcagaattggcctagaaagttgtaattggTGCATCTCTACTACATATTTAATAATGACAGGGAGCTGTAGAGATGTGAGATGTGTGTTTCTGGGTCTGACCTGTAGAAGATGTTGTTGATCTGGCGCCGGATGTAGGCGCGGAGGCCGAGGAACTTTCCGTAGATCCGGTGGAGGATTGTCTTCaggaagtctctctctctgggatcCTCGCTGTCAAACAGCTCCAGCAGCTTCCACACAAAGACAACAGACAAACTGCTGTATCAACAGACACACTGCTGCTGTATCAACAGACACACTGCTGCTGTATCAACAGACACACTGCTGCTGTATCAACAGACACACTGCTGCTGTATCAACAGACACACTgctcagtccttccagaaaaatgcagagtttttttgtgatagttttgggctaaaatccttgattatgcggcacgttttcttaaaaaatgtgatggaatatgcgggatatttatgcaattttatgtgatgaaattgtgggaacttgcaaaaactgcggttccaTAGTGGCCTCATCGCGGGGTTtacagcttttcgatgatgttcacgtcacttcataacatcacttcataacgtcacttcataacatcacttcataacgtcacttcatatcgtcacttcataacgccaCTTCATATCGTCGCTTCATAACGCCGcttcataacgtcgcttcataacgCCGCTTCATAACGCCGCTTCATAACGCCGCTTCATAACGCCGCTTCATAAcgccacttcataacgtcacttcataacgtcgcttcataacgtcgcttcataacgtcgcttcatatcgtcgcttcataacgtcgcttcataacgtcgcttcataacgtcgcttcataacgtcgcttcataacgtcgcttcataacgtcacttcataacgtcacttcataacgtcacttcatatcgtcacttcataacgtcacttcataacgtcacttcataacgtcacttcataacgtcgcttcataacgtcgcttcataacgtcgcttcataacgtcgcttcataacgtcgcttcatatcgtcgcttcataacgtcgcttcataacgCCGCTTCATAACGCCGCTTCATAACGCCGcttcataacgtcgcttcataacgtcgcttcataacgtcgcttcataacgtcgcttcataacgCCGCTTCATAACGCCGCTTCATATcgtcgcttcataacgtcgcttcataacgCCGCTTCATAACGCCGcttcataacgtcgcttcataacgCCGCTTCATAACGCCGcttcataacgtcgcttcataacgccgcttcataacgtcgcttcataacgtcgcttcataacgccgcttcataacgtcgcttcataacgtcgcttcatatcgtcgcttcataacgtcgcttcataacgCCGCTTCATAACGCCGcttcataacgtcgcttcataacgtcgcttcataacgtcgcttcataacgtcgcttcataacgCCGCTTCATAACGCCGCTTCATAACGCCGCTTCATAACGCCGcttcataacgtcgcttcataacgCCGCTTCATAACGCCGCTTCATAACGCCGCTTCATAACGCCGCTTCATAACGCCGcttcataacgtcgcttcataacgtcgcttcataacgtcgcttcataacgtcgcttcatatcgtcgcttcataacgtcgcttcataacgtcgcttcataacgtcgcttcataacgtcgcttcataacgtcgcttcatatcgtcgcttcataacgtcgcttcataacgtcgcttcataacgtcgcttcataacgtcgcttcataacgccacttcataacgtcacttcataacgtcacttcataacgtcacttcataacgtcgcttcatatcgtcgcttcataacgtcgcttcataacgccgcttcataacgtcgcttcataacgtcgcttcataacgtcacttcataacgccgcttcataacgtcgcttcataacgccgcttcataacgtcgcttcataacgccgcttcataacgtcgcttcataacgtcgcttcataacgtcgcttcataacaccgcttcataacgtcgcttcataacgccgcttcataacgtcg from Sander lucioperca isolate FBNREF2018 chromosome 15, SLUC_FBN_1.2, whole genome shotgun sequence includes the following:
- the ppp2r5d gene encoding LOW QUALITY PROTEIN: serine/threonine-protein phosphatase 2A 56 kDa regulatory subunit delta isoform (The sequence of the model RefSeq protein was modified relative to this genomic sequence to represent the inferred CDS: substituted 1 base at 1 genomic stop codon), coding for MPNKAKKDKETTKSAKSSKNSPSGGGGAGVGKDAAAENSDESQQQQSSSNKGXQQHPPPHQLNKIKYSGGPQLVKKERRQSSSRFSLTKNRELQKLPALKDSPLVEREELFVQKLRQCCVLFDFVSDPLSDLKYKEVKRAGLNEMVEYITHNSDVVTECIYPEAVFMFSVNLFRTLPPSSNPTGAEFDPEEDEPTLEAAWPHLQLVYEFFLRFLESPDFQPNIAKKYIDQKFVMSLLELFDSEDPRERDFLKTILHRIYGKFLGLRAYIRRQINNIFYRFIYETEHHNGIAELLEILGSIINGFALPLKEEHKMFLIRVLLPLHKVKSLSVYHPQLAYCVVQFLEKDSSLTEPVIMGLLKFWPKTHSPKEVMFLNELEEILDVIEPSEFVKVQEPLFRQLAKCVSSPHFQVAERALYYWNNEYIMSLISDNAAKILPIMFPALYKNSKSHWNKTIHGLIYNALKLFMEMNQKLFDDCTQQYKAEKQKEKYKLKEREEVWYKIEELARHNPQSNKLHPLRPGLHPQEEYMLYSDSSVAVYSMETETPTAEDIQLLKKTVESEATQGLKDLKKDKVLTRRKSELPQDVYTIKALEAHKRAEEYLTANQEAL